The genomic DNA AGTCGGGAGTGAGACGATTGCGGGATTTTCCAGGCATCCATCCGGCATCACTCACCGAAGTGAGGCGCCAATAGACATGATTCGGTCGGTCCCATTCAAACTGACGGTCTCGAAGACCATGCTCTACCACGGGATCCAACTGCAATCCCACTCTCCATCTCGACGTGAAACTCTGAACACTCTACTGCTGTGATTTTACTATAAAATGATCTTGCGTGAGTCCCTTTCGCCTCGCCCTGGCCTGGGTCTGCAACTCAAATTGAGACCCAGGTGATGGTGCGGTGAATGGGACGGTCTCTTTTGCTGAGCTCGAGTCGGGCTCAGGCACTGACCGCAGGAACGGCCTCTTTCCAAAGTGTGCCATGTTTGAGCATCGCCCACATGACTCGTGACAAGTAATGTGACGTCGCCACCAAGGCAATTTTCTTGCGTGCCGGATCGTCGCGTTGAATTCTCTCGAAGTAGGCTCGGACCGTTGCCGATCGGCGGATCGCTTGCCAGGCGGCTTCGGTCAACATCGCACGAGCTGCCGCAGAGCCTTGTCGAGTGATGTGTCCCAGGCGGTTCTTGTCCGACGATTGATCCTGGGTCGGAACCAGACCGAAGTAGGCTCCCACCTGTTTGCTGCTTTTGAAGCGATGCGGATCGTCGATGAATGCGACCATTGTCTCGGCGGTTCGCAGGCCAACTCCCGGAATCGATTGCAGCTGAAAGACAGCAGGGTTGTCCCGGGAGAATTTTTTCAATTCGGTTTCGAGCCTTTGCACCTGCGTTGTCAAAAAATCGATTTCCTGGACAAGTATGTCTCGTTTTATTGCCAGCAGCGATTGTTCGAATGTCAGTTCTTTGAGCCACTGCATCCCTGCTTTGGTCCAGAGACCAGGTCGCGTGGGAGCTTTGATTCCCAATGATCTTAACAAGGCTCGAATTCCATTCTTGGCTCGGGTTCGCTTTTCGATGGTTCGCTTGCGGAAGGTGACCAGTTCCCGCCACGCCCGGACGTCGGCGGGTGGGACATGGACCTCGGGAAGTTGATCGACATACAACAGCTTGGTGAGCTTTTCGGCATCGTTGCGGTCGTTCTTCTTGTGCGATCTGAAGATCAATCTGAGTTGTCCGGGATGCGCGACCACCACCCGCAGAGCCACTTTCTTGAGTGCTTCGGACAGCCAGCCGTAATTGCAACTCGCCTCGAAACAGACCTGAAACGGCTCGGTCAGCTTGGAAAGCGTTTCGATCAACTGCTTGAGCTCGCGAACCGTCCATCGCTTGTGAACCTTTCCGTTGTTCTTGAGGACGCAAACCGTAATTTGTGTTGTGTGAACGTCTAATCCAACGTAAAACATAGTCGTCTCCTGAGATCGGGGTGGTGAAAAAAACAGTTCCACAATACCCGATTGACGGAGACTTCCTACATAGTTTCAAGCTGCTCTAGCAGCACACTCGGAAGTGTACTGCTAGAACATTTTTGTAATCCTGATGTCTTTGGAGAGTGCTTTCTAGAACTGATCCTGAAACTTGAAATTTCTCTCTCAAACGTTGTGGAAAGCAGCTATTTCAGAGGTTTTCGGACGGGTTCTATGTGAAAAATCGCACAAATCCACAAGACAGGACACGGACATCGTTAAGCGAAAATACTCTGGAACGAGGCTCTTTGGCTACTTCCAGGGTGGCTGCTCTGGCAAGTATTTGTCGAACTCTGCGATCAACTTCGCCTGATAGTCGCCCGCGTAAGTTCCTGAGAAGAATCGCTCGCAGGCTTCGTCAAGGAAACGAACCCAACTCTCTTCCTCGTGACCGGGGTTGATGGGGTAGAAGAGTGCTCCGACAGCCTGAGCGGCCTTCATGTCTCCGGGAGCATCTCCGATCATGAGCATCTTTTCAGGAGCGTAGCCCATCTCTTTGCAGGTCGTCAGGGATTCTTTTTTGCTCCCTGATTCTTGTCCACAAATGGACTTCACGTATTGATCAATATCATGTTCAGCCCACTCCTTTTGAAGAGCCCCGTTCGGGGTCGCTGAACAGACAATCAAATCTGCTTGTTCGCCCATCT from Thalassoglobus polymorphus includes the following:
- a CDS encoding IS110 family RNA-guided transposase, which translates into the protein MFYVGLDVHTTQITVCVLKNNGKVHKRWTVRELKQLIETLSKLTEPFQVCFEASCNYGWLSEALKKVALRVVVAHPGQLRLIFRSHKKNDRNDAEKLTKLLYVDQLPEVHVPPADVRAWRELVTFRKRTIEKRTRAKNGIRALLRSLGIKAPTRPGLWTKAGMQWLKELTFEQSLLAIKRDILVQEIDFLTTQVQRLETELKKFSRDNPAVFQLQSIPGVGLRTAETMVAFIDDPHRFKSSKQVGAYFGLVPTQDQSSDKNRLGHITRQGSAAARAMLTEAAWQAIRRSATVRAYFERIQRDDPARKKIALVATSHYLSRVMWAMLKHGTLWKEAVPAVSA